In Cydia amplana chromosome 25, ilCydAmpl1.1, whole genome shotgun sequence, one genomic interval encodes:
- the LOC134659425 gene encoding translocon-associated protein subunit delta → MVTKYVIALFALCSMSGALAQSCQNPQVEAASFTSLDATVVTQIAYITEFTLKCDNALPPNYALYAEVEGKPLTAARIGENKYQVSWTEEPARARSGTHEVRVLDEEGWASLRRARRADPAATVPPLLAVQLTHPGSYSGPWVNSEVLATALSVLTAYTALRNKSRILA, encoded by the exons ATGGTCACAAAATACGTTATTGCCCTTTTCGCCCTCTGCTCTATGAGCGGAGCATTAGCCCAGAGCTGCCAAAACCCTCAGGTCGAGGCAGCTTCGTTCACAAGTTTAGATGCTACCGTGGTGACACAAATAGCCTATATCACGGAGTTTACGCTGAAGTGTGACAATGCTTTACCTCCGAACTACGCTCTATATGCTGAGGTTGAGGGAAAACCACTGACTGCTGCCCGTATCGGAGAGAACAAATACCAG GTCTCGTGGACTGAGGAGCCCGCGCGTGCTCGCTCCGGCACGCACGAGGTGCGAGTGTTGGACGAGGAAGGCTGGGCCTCCCTGCGTCGCGCTCGCCGCGCCGACCCCGCCGCCACTGTGCCCCCGCTACTGGCTGTCCAGTTGACCCACCCCGGCA GTTACTCCGGCCCCTGGGTTAACTCTGAAGTGCTCGCTACTGCTCTGTCGGTGCTGACGGCATACACAGCTCTCCGCAACAAGAGCAGAATCCTCgcttaa
- the LOC134659703 gene encoding uncharacterized protein LOC134659703: protein MKTLSCLLVLLIVLKVDRIGGDCILSLKSDFGSPSPVYLLGGDYLTPNTASGAISVRRGAVLTVACPQRTVTIAGQATRKEAVDAKCVSTSTFTLGRWTGELNQLNCSSAPVFTVTETSKACYRGGQTVKVGYTIRDKLYELYSACFDRATLNTLFVKHELTPSSVNIQSGHNRPQFTGGDLFPSKVHIEKLYKTQYEKDRFNQLLGPNMADKYFSKNQFLTRGHLAPRADFSLAALQRATFHFVNVAPQWMKGNRGDWGALEEALRRRVKTTNSSVTVYTGTHGVLALPGTQGEKELYLYSDENNNMAVPVPLYFYKLVHDSSRRAATAFITINSSFFNASAEDALTFCDDACASWLTWRDDATHSFCCSYQAFRRVIDHVPQLEVNQLY from the exons ATGAAGACTCTCAGCTGTTTACTCGTGTTATTGATTGTGTTGAAAGTTGATCGGATCGGTGGTG ACTGCATTCTCTCATTGAAAAGCGACTTCGGTTCCCCATCGCCCGTGTATTTATTGGGCGGAGACTACCTCACCCCCAACACCGCGAGCGGCGCCATTTCAGTGCGTCGCGGCGCTGTCCTGACGGTCGCATGCCCGCAGAGGACGGTCACCATCGCTGGGCAGGCTACTAGGAAAGAAGCAGTG GATGCGAAATGCGTGTCAACTTCCACCTTCACCTTGGGACGCTGGACCGGGGAGCTGAACCAGCTGAACTGCAGCTCAGCACCAGTCTTCACCGTCACGGAGACCAGCAAGGCATGCTACCGAGGCGGGCAGACGGTGAa GGTGGGCTATACAATCCGTGACAAGCTTTACGAGCTGTACTCGGCGTGCTTCGACCGCGCCACGCTGAACACGCTCTTCGTGAAGCACGAGCTGACGCCGAGCAGCGTCAACATACAGTCCGGCCACAACCGCCCGCAGTTCACAG GTGGCGACCTCTTCCCAAGCAAAGTCCACATCGAGAAACTCTACAAGACTCAGTATGAAAAGGACAGGTTCAACCAGTTACTTGGACCCAACATGGCCGACAAGTATTTTAGCAAGAATCAG TTCCTGACGCGTGGGCACTTGGCACCTAGAGCGGACTTCTCCCTGGCAGCACTGCAGCGGGCTACGTTCCACTTCGTCAACGTAGCGCCCCAATGGATGAAGGGCAACCGGGGCGATTGGGGCGCTCTCGAGGAG GCCCTCCGCCGGCGAGTGAAGACCACCAACTCCTCGGTAACTGTGTACACGGGGACCCATGGGGTGCTGGCGCTACCAGGGACCCAGGGAGAGAAGGAACTCTATCTATACTCTGATGAGAACAACAATATGGCTGTGCCGGTGCCGCTTTACTTTTATAAG cTAGTCCACGACTCATCCCGGCGCGCAGCCACAGCTTTCATCACAATCAACTCGTCCTTCTTCAACGCGTCGGCGGAGGACGCGCTGACGTTCTGCGATGACGCGTGCGCATCCTGGCTGACGTGGCGCGACGACGCGACGCACAGCTTCTGCTGCAGCTACCAGGCGTTCAGACGCGTTATAGACCATGTGCCTCAGCTGGAGGTCAACCAACTTTATTAG
- the LOC134659702 gene encoding methyltransferase-like protein 17, mitochondrial, with protein MFRKLRITRFSTLYSNYSVKVELDTSLKDKFESKEYKPRKHPGTTRVKIAALPPDIVKAIKIVLDDSGARSMHQDSIELSNYLRSRLLPPEEGDIDQKAAKIHDKISKKAYSKIGDNLTEDELNQLNKQVQSKVFNVLKANVYRWGNISYDKVTCLQYLMSRSAPEYAVLVRVLDEIRMKYPDYKPRSFFDFGSGLGTGTWAVNNYWNGDIFEYFCVDTSPHMHDLARLLLCQGKDNVTMPLKGYFQRQFLPASTDLKYNIVLSAFSLFELPSMRARLETIQKLWKKTEDFLIIVEQGSNAGFQIVNEAREFVLNLPKGKNNGYAFSPCPNDNVCPRYLELKTPCNFIMKYESLPYPSKSDVFAELFSYVILRKGVRPSDDPQWPRIVRAPIVRSGHTICRLCTKQGELQEIIFSKSKFDQTTYRCARSSNWGDLLPVK; from the coding sequence ATGTTTAGGAAATTAAGAATAACTCGCTTCTCAACGCTTTACTCCAACTATTCAGTTAAAGTAGAGTTAGACACCAGTTTGAAAGATAAGTTTGAAAGCAAAGAGTACAAGCCGCGCAAGCACCCGGGAACCACCCGAGTGAAAATAGCAGCGCTACCTCCAGATATAGTCAAGgctataaaaatagttttagacGATTCTGGCGCCCGTTCTATGCACCAGGACAGCATCGAGCTCAGCAACTATCTTCGCTCACGCTTACTTCCACCAGAAGAAGGAGATATTGACCAGAAAGCAGCAAAGATACACGACAAAATTTCTAAGAAAGCATATTCGAAGATCGGAGATAATTTGACAGAAGACGAACTGAATCAGTTAAATAAGCAGGTGCAATCGAAAGTTTTTAACGTTTTAAAGGCAAATGTATATCGCTGGGGTAATATTTCATATGACAAAGTAACATGCTTACAATATTTAATGTCTAGATCTGCACCCGAGTATGCAGTCCTAGTACGTGTATTAGATGAAATAAGAATGAAATATCCAGATTATAAGCCTAGGAGCTTCTTTGACTTTGGCTCAGGATTAGGAACGGGCACATGGGCCGTTAACAACTATTGGAATGGGGACATATTTGAATATTTCTGTGTTGATACTTCCCCACACATGCATGATTTGGCCCGCTTACTCTTATGTCAAGGAAAAGATAACGTAACTATGCCTCTGAAAGGTTATTTCCAACGTCAGTTCCTACCGGCATCAACAGATCTCAAATACAACATAGTTTTATCTGCATTTTCATTATTTGAGCTACCAAGTATGAGAGCAAGATTGGAAACTATTCAAAAACTATGGAAGAAAACGGAAGATTTCCTGATAATAGTTGAGCAAGGGTCTAACGCTGGCTTCCAAATTGTAAATGAAGCTAGAGAATTCGTTTTAAATTTACCCAAAGGCAAAAATAATGGTTACGCCTTCTCACCATGTCCAAATGATAACGTATGCCCAAGGTATTTAGAATTGAAAACACCTTGTAACTTCATTATGAAGTATGAATCGCTGCCATACCCTTCGAAATCAGATGTGTTTGCAGAATTATTCTCGTATGTAATATTAAGGAAAGGTGTGCGTCCGTCCGATGATCCTCAGTGGCCTAGGATAGTGCGAGCGCCCATCGTCCGCTCCGGGCACACCATTTGTAGGTTATGTACGAAACAGGGGGAGCTACAAGAGATCATATTTTCCAAGTCCAAGTTTGACCAGACCACATATAGGTGCGCTAGGTCCAGTAATTGGGGAGACTTGTTgcctgtaaaataa
- the LOC134659642 gene encoding cytochrome c oxidase assembly factor 4 homolog, mitochondrial has protein sequence MTVKPRDVPDTDDDPVESMLKKTGCLELHYKVQECIATTKDWRKCQTEVEEFRTCIGKHKQQEMAKARN, from the exons ATGACGGTGAAACCGCGAGACGTACCGGATACTGACGATGACCCCGTCGAAAGCATGCTGAAGAAAACCGGATGCCTTGAATTACATTATAAAGTACAG GAGTGCATAGCCACCACGAAGGATTGGAGGAAATGCCAAACAGAAGTCGAGGagttccgcacttgtatcggcAAGCACAAGCAACAGGAGATGGCCAAAGCCAGGAACTAA